The following proteins come from a genomic window of Dongia rigui:
- the aroA gene encoding 3-phosphoshikimate 1-carboxyvinyltransferase, translating into MSKHSSNPRPLTSGTGGGLKGTIRVPGDKSVSHRALMLGALALGETEIHGLLEGEDVLRTAAAMRLLGGETEKGADGIWRARGRGNGGLAEAADVLDLGNAGTGTRLLMGLVAPYPMTTFFTGDASLRSRPMARVSDPLSQMGASFVTRSKGRPPLAVIGTATPRPITYKLPVASAQVKSAILLAGLNTPGITTVIEPEATRDHTELMLRGFGIEVKVEETPEGRASAIKGQGELKGRKVVVPGDPSSAAFPIVAALILPGSDILIENVGLNPHRIGLIDTLVEMGASIEVKDARIEAGEKVGDLHVKHSHLKGVTVPAERAPSMIDEYPILSVAAAFAEGETKMLGLGELRVKESDRLGAMARGLAACGVVLEEGEDWLTVKGNGKRPKGGAHIAVNLDHRPAMSFLVLGLAAEKPVSIDDGAPIDTSFPGFVALMNGMGGTISAVTA; encoded by the coding sequence ATGAGCAAGCATTCTTCAAACCCACGCCCCCTCACATCCGGGACCGGCGGCGGCCTCAAGGGGACCATCCGGGTGCCGGGCGACAAATCGGTGTCGCATCGCGCGCTGATGCTGGGGGCGCTGGCCCTGGGCGAGACCGAAATCCACGGCTTGCTCGAAGGCGAGGACGTGCTGCGCACCGCTGCTGCCATGCGCCTCCTCGGCGGCGAGACGGAAAAAGGTGCCGACGGCATCTGGCGCGCGCGCGGCCGCGGCAATGGTGGCCTCGCCGAAGCGGCCGATGTGCTGGATCTCGGCAACGCCGGCACCGGTACGCGTCTGCTGATGGGTCTTGTGGCGCCTTATCCCATGACGACCTTCTTCACCGGTGACGCCTCCTTGCGCTCGCGTCCCATGGCGCGCGTCAGCGATCCCTTGAGCCAGATGGGCGCCAGCTTTGTGACGCGCAGCAAGGGCCGCCCGCCTTTGGCCGTCATCGGCACCGCCACGCCGCGCCCCATCACCTATAAGCTGCCGGTCGCATCGGCCCAGGTGAAATCCGCTATTCTCCTTGCCGGTCTCAACACGCCAGGGATCACCACCGTCATCGAACCGGAAGCGACGCGCGATCATACCGAATTGATGCTGCGTGGCTTCGGCATCGAGGTGAAGGTCGAAGAAACGCCCGAAGGACGGGCCTCAGCGATCAAAGGCCAGGGTGAGCTCAAAGGCCGCAAAGTCGTGGTGCCGGGCGATCCCAGCTCGGCCGCCTTCCCCATCGTCGCCGCGTTGATTCTGCCCGGCTCCGACATCCTCATCGAGAATGTCGGCCTCAACCCGCATCGCATCGGCCTCATCGATACGCTCGTCGAGATGGGCGCCTCGATCGAGGTGAAAGACGCGCGCATCGAAGCCGGCGAGAAGGTCGGCGATCTCCACGTGAAGCACTCGCATTTGAAGGGCGTCACGGTGCCGGCGGAACGCGCACCCTCGATGATCGACGAATACCCGATCCTCTCCGTCGCCGCGGCCTTTGCCGAGGGCGAGACGAAAATGCTGGGTCTCGGTGAACTCCGCGTCAAGGAAAGCGATCGTCTGGGTGCCATGGCGCGCGGCCTTGCCGCCTGCGGTGTGGTCCTCGAAGAAGGCGAGGATTGGCTCACCGTCAAAGGCAATGGCAAGCGCCCCAAGGGTGGTGCCCATATTGCCGTCAATCTCGACCACCGTCCGGCGATGTCGTTCCTGGTGCTGGGTCTTGCCGCCGAAAAGCCGGTCAGCATCGATGACGGTGCTCCCATCGACACCTCCTTCCCCGGCTTCGTCGCCTTGATGAACGGCATGGGCGGCACGATCAGCGCGGTGACGGCATGA